One Glycine max cultivar Williams 82 chromosome 8, Glycine_max_v4.0, whole genome shotgun sequence genomic window, acagtaaaaaaaatgtctggACACGTACACGTCCAATACTTATGTATAAGAACCAAATTACATCAAATTTGTTCAATAACATAGAACCGACATTGATTTACTATTTACTACTTGTTTTTATTCAttggaaagaaaatatatatttaatttgattaaaattaaatccaattgtgtaaaaaaaaatcaaatcaatttgatGCAATCCAATAAATACCACAAGGTCTcctaaaacaaacaaatgaataaACACCCCTAACTATTAGCATGTATCTTAAAGTTTTATTAGTTACTATAAGATTGGCATAAAAGTTTAAGATATAAAGTAAAAAGTTTAAGATTGCATTTTGGCTTTTGAGAGAATTAACTGCTTTGTGCTTCTTCGCTTATAAATGTATCTTCAACATTCTAGAAATTGTTCTAAGATAGAAACAATAATAAGTTAGGTTCACGTAAGACAAAATTAGAGgtggttggaagttggaaggagGGTTTGTACTTGATTGATCATTGCAGGATTCACACCCAAGTGCATTGTGCTTATAAATTCTGAGTATATTTGATAAACCATAAGACAGACAGACACAAGAAGAAGGGCTTGAAAACGAAATTATTTAACTCTTGGAAGTCTAGTCGTAAGTTCTATAAGTgtgtaaattaaattgaattgcaATTCCATATTTATCTACAATTCTGTTCCTCTCCCTAAATCAATCCTCTGTATAACAACTCTCAATGTTTGAAGATTCAAAATCTTGGCAATCTGACCTAGGCCCACCTAgactaaattgttttaaaacttAGAGAATCATCCGATGCTGTATAAATCTTCTTTTCGTTGTTGTGAAGACACGATTCTTTGAACCAGTATATCTAATGCTTCCTTCATCCACCAATGCTGACAAACTTCTCTAGCTTCAGCAACAGTCATCTGCAAAAagtgaccacaaaaaaaaaattaggaaaattTGCAAATTAcgtgttttaaaaaatcaattaatatgtGCAAAGAGTAAGAGTGGGGCCCAAACATACCCATATTCTTCTCCGTAGATTTTTCTCGGGCCATATATCAAGTTGTTCCTTGACAAACATGGGGAACATGTGTCCTTCATAGTATATGCCATATCTTTTGCTAATGAAATTCCATTGCCCCAGTTCACGCTGCAtatgaataacaaaattatacCTCAATCATTTGaagcaaaaagaagaaaaaacaaacaaacaaacaaaagatatgaagaaaatatatacCTCAATCATTCCCATTACTCCTGCTTCTTCAAGGGATTCCCTATAAGCTGCTTCTTCTACGGATTCATCAAGTTCCCATCCTCCCTGAGATCAGATCATGAATAGGATGTTAATTAATGTTGTACGAAATTAATTGACCATTGAATACCAAATTGAGCATATATGTTCAAATGAAATGATATATTCATAACAAAAGTACCTTAGGGAACATCAATCCTTGACCTTTCTGTGAACTAACCACTAGTACTTCCAATTCGTTGCTCATTTTACCCTCTATGTCTTGTTTATATCTATAAGGTATGCACCTGCGGAAATGGACATTATAATAACCGAATCAATTaaggaaacaaagaaaataaatgattgaTTGCGCCGAATATATATACACAAGATTACACGTACAACATGCATATCCATGATAGAGTAATCGGGAGCCAAAACAAAAAGTGAGCCTgtacataaaatatatagatatttGGATCTATATATTATGACCCTTTTCGAAGGCAAAACAAAAAATCGGGAGATACATAGAAAAAGTGAGCCACCAGGGACCTACCAATTAACTcctattgaaaattaattgacccaagtgaaaaacaaaatgaaacattaatttCGCAGACGCAATAAGACACAATAGCGACCGAACTCACCCAACAACTTGCCGGCCACCCATGTTGTTGTACCTCTGCAATTCCCTTCCCGAGCGAGATACCAAGCAAGCCATCTTTCAATTAAATTGAAGGAAAGAAAACTCAAACAACCCACAAAGGAAGCAAGAATGGAAAAGAGAGTTTAGAGGAGAGAAGAAGAGTAGAGggatgaaaataattaagttaattagcTATAGATATGATTATGATTATCGATCTGTATGATTAGTTGGAGACGTAAGAGAATAAAGGGTGGAGATAAAGAGTGACAAGAGGAACCTATATATAGAATATAAGCGTTGAGAATTTTGGGTGTTATAAGCAAGCAAACCATATGAAACGCGTAATTGTCGCCTTCCTCGAGCCCCACGTATCTTTAAACGCAAATcaaatacattaatttaataatgaaaagttgttaatgggcgaaatacattatatataataatataataatggaagaaatatattgaataagaaaaatgttaagttcacacttttttttattttaatcctctCATTCATAGAaagtcatatttattttaaagtccTATCGATAGAGAAGTAAAATCtaattaacatattattttaaatataattttttatttgttaaaatttattataaatcataaaattcagtaggtcttatattttatttaatgactcTCTCCTTATTTTATACTACTAAATAcgatttaatcaataaaaaaaatgtctataaaataatgtgttaaaagaatatattgttaacatatcatatataataaaataaaaatgagattgaAGATTATCTGTGGTTTCGCCAACTAATTATTTACATTTGGCGTGGAATATTTGCATTGCGTTATTAAGTCAACATGAATAACTTGCTGCTGCTATGCTAAGTTGATCATCAGTTTAGCtagcaaaaaagaatattaCTTTGTAGGGTGAAgttttctttaataaatttagtAACACGGACACACAGTCGACACGGCCTGATAGAATCATGATCCCCACGTTGACTTCGGAAAAACACGTTTCTCCCATATGTATGGCTTCTGACTCTAGTTTCATAATTAATTGCACGTACCTTGTGGATAATGACCATGGATGGAACCACTCACaacgtttattttttttcaaaatgtgaTGTGTATTCTGTATAAATGGGCTTCAAAAACAGTAAAGAGAAAAAGTTGTGTCCTCtcagattaatttaattattttcatcctttattattattattttattttcctctttcTCTTATAAGATGtaatgaaaaatattctctttttttgtttgaaagcaGACAaaacaatcataattttttgtataattgtGATACTGACTATTATGGAAAAAGGTATTTAAACTTGAATATTattaaactaactattaaagaattaaatgaaTAACAAAAAGTTTATAGAGACTAATGTAATAAACACTTGTATCTGTTTACATATATGTGGGGGAAAGAGagtgaaatgattttttttatttttaaaaaagattaaatgttAATTTACTGCAATATCCCTGCAATAAATTAACCAATACAATGGAAATGGTTTAGCTTTTTTGTCCaatgtttattataaaaaaaagatgacCTGCCTAACTCCCACTCATACCACACGAGCCAGGGTCCGTTGACAATCTATTAACTAATAACAATGAGAATTTTTTCCCACAAAggaataagaaaataatgacaATTTTGGTCCGGCCCATCCAAAATACAATAGGCCACAAAGGCTGGTCCATATTCAACTCAGTATGAGTAAATGAACAAGCCCGACATTGGGGATTACCTGCTATTTTGCCAAGTTCACCCTCTAAcatttaatgattttcttttatcaaaatatCCATGATGAAAATGCATTTCCAATGTCAAATGAGTGTAGCTCAATTGGAAACACATGCTAAGTTTGTGAGGGATGACCTTGAGTTTGAACCCTACAAAATACACTCTTGGGAGGGGGTGATGAGCTTTAAGTGTAACCAAATCCCGACCAATGATTAATCTCACAAAATGACTAAAACTTATGGGGATACCTTGAAATACCACTGGGCACTGGGGAGTCTAAAACCTTAATTATGGTAGtgccaaataaataaaatgcatttCCAATTGTCAAGACACACatcaaaaacttattttcttaATCTACCCATACAATATTTGTCAAGATAAAAAACGATAACATATTTTCATTGTGTACCTTAATAGAATCTTATCTAAATACAAGAAACCTGTTTTTTATCTGAATTTTGATAAATCTAGTTTGTTTATTGAAATAAGTATATGTTGTGTATCTTGATAAGATTTGTCAAGAtacacaacaaaaacatatttttgttatatatttagaCAAGATCTTTGGACACAATGAAAGTGTGTATTCAtcaaatataatcataatttagtaaaagaaaaaacattaaaaagttGGAGGGTGAACTTAGAAATTAAAAGGTTATAAGAAAAAGAGTACAAGCCATAATACCCTTTTCTTAGCTGCAAAATGTTTCCACTCCCCCTGATTGTCAATACTCATTAGTATACTGTTAATACTGGCATGGCTTGTGGCTGAATTATGAATGAGGGACTAAGGTGATGCTTGGTTTGAGTATTtattttagagttttttttatttgctgaaaataatttttaaatttttaagatttagaaaacatatatcaataaaaaaatattttaaggtaTCACCGCATTTTTACTtagtaaaaaaaaccaaaaaatttgatttgttatttttagtttgacatatttttaaaaatattttcttattttataaatttcaaacaagcatatttttattcttattttttgtttttctaaataaaaataaaaaaatactcaaacaaAACGTGACTTGAGGAATAAGGATGCATTCATTTGCATTCTCAAATCTCAAACGGTTTACATCTTTATTGGCCAAAcatgtttttgatttttttaatgttaaaagcAGAAAAGCATTTTTAAAACAGTAATAAAACTTAGCATAGGTACTCAGAAAATGGTTTTGTGCACTCTCCAAAATGGCCACTGTCAATATACCATCCCCCTCGCCGTTCTGGTCATCATGTGCTTGGTCACCGGTTACGTGCAGCAGCACTCCTCTGGGAAGTCTCGTTCACGATGATGCATCCTAGATCCACCTACTTCTTCTTTTTGTATTCATCGGGTCTAAACTAAGATCTTGCTCCTCTTCGTTACATACTCATTTTCATTCAAACAACTATGCCACTGACACAACACCACCCTCTCTTTCAATCACCAGTTTCAGGAATTGGATGATAAGTTGGCAATTAGGGGAGTGAAAACATCTTGcagtttcagttttttttttaccagaaAAGGgtattatggaaagaaaaaagaaaatgaaaatagaaagggAGTGGATATAGcaattgccaaaaaaaaaaaaaaaatacactaacaATTTTCTGAATGAACACAGAGGCTCGCTAAGTTTGGCACCGCCCAtgtttaagaaataattttgttGGGTTGACCAACTTAATCAGAGACAATGTCATAACATAAACTGATTgttgacaaaaagaaaaaccaaacaCACACGCACATAGATCGATGTACTTATTTCCATAAATACGTAAAACTATCTActcttaaaatttaagaatcgGCTTAAAACTGTCtcatattatatcatttttcttatataaatacCATTAATAACTTTTAGTCTAGGTTAAGTGAATTTTCCATAACAACAAGCTTTAATGTTTTATGCCTGCTCAACCGGGcaaaatttattgttaaaaGGTCAATCATCAATTTCACAAATATACGACACTTTTGCTTATTTACTTACCATTTTTCATCAACTATATATTACGATTGTCATACACGTTCCACTTAActtctattttcttaattaaatcgTTCATTTTCAATCCCCAAAATAATTATACTTGATACTTTTTAGATAtcaaaaactaaactaaactaaTCAAACTAGTTACCTCGAATTAACTGGTTGTCCAGTTCTTAATTTCTGTCAAAGTTCAGTAGTTAGTATAGGTGATTGGATTATGCAGGTCAACTGCTTTTATATTTTGCCCctttgtttatctttttcaaagtTCTTTCTGTTGACTGTTCTCCCAAATGAACCTGTTGCACGTCTATGAATCATTAACAAAACAACTTGATGCGTTGCAATAGgccatataatattaattaaagtattGTCCTCACAAGTCACAAAGACATTTGGAGTCATACCGGCACTAATTTGGCAGCCTAAGCTTTACTAGTTGCTTGCAccaaggaataaaaaataggaTCAACTGCTTGAAAAATCTGTAGAGATTTGACCCAAAATTGGATGTGGAAAATAGGAAACAAATGGCAAatgtgaacaaaaaaaataattagaaaacaaTAAGCAAAGTGGATGTGAATAGaccataaaatataattgaatgagTCGAGCTGGTTGGTTTCTATTGGTTTGAGTGGCTTCCCTAGTTGTCGTTTTAGGTGGATCATGGCCACGGATGGAGGCTGGTAGAAGTTTTATTTTGGAGCATTTTTAAGTCgtggaaaccatttttcattaCAAAAATGGACAGCTTATACAGTGTAAGTAGGAAACATATATGAAATTTGCTGACTTTTCATTgtcacataaatattaaatggaTTGATGCCTATCATTTCCTTTGTAAACACGACTGGTTTCCTCCACGTGTTTGATCGACTTCCAATATCGATCTTACatgattgatattttattttatttagctaCCAAAACTTAATATAGATCGAGGATCATGATCAATTATGTTGTCATTATTAAATGTTTGAGAACTTCAAAGGTAAtggcaaatattattttattttatttttaaaaagaaaaaaagaatctaGAATCTCTTTTTATATCGTATCAATTTTGCAAAATATTTACTACTCTTAAGAAATAATATACCATTTAATTgataaacataaatattatttttaaaattttaacaatcataaaaaatggaatgtgagtttttattttcttaacgcTTTCTGTAGCATACTAGCattgcataaaatatttttttaataggtaAAATATGATTTGGTGATAAGTATTGTATATTGGACATTTGGAGTTGAATTAAAATTGCATAGGTGAAAAGAGGTTTATttatcatggttttcttttttatttcattttctaaaataaataatatttaaaaattaagagcttgtaataaataaatataattttagataaaCTAATATATGTGAGTATTATTTAATGAGGAAGTTGATGAAGCAACTCAAATTaggaaataaatgatttttttttaaaaatagtcttTTTTGTTGCTTTGGAATTCAAAGAGAAAACTATGAGAATAAGATCCGCTTGAGccataaaaaaaactcttcctacaaattttattctataaaaataagttgtttttaagagtttttcataaaaagaaaatgttcgGCCTAACTTTTCCTTTTAAGAAGATATGCTAAAAAAAACTAGACCAAAAGAGCGAGGATTAAAAACACATAAGGGGTCAAATATTCGAGAACTTGGAAAATActtacatttttataaaattttaaaaaagagacaTAGACCTCTATTTATATATCAAATCAATTTTGGGAAAACATTAACTTTTCTAAAGAAAGAATATCTGTCAATAATTTATGCACGTCAATATAACTTTTTGtggactttattttaaaaaaaaattgaaatgtgattttttttttgtttaacactTATACGTAGTAAAATTACCATAAAATAAGATTTGTTCATAAATATTGTATATTTGACATTTGGCATTGAATGAATATTGCATTTGCAAAGGTGAAACGAAAAATATTAATC contains:
- the LOC100527186 gene encoding nudix hydrolase family protein → MACLVSRSGRELQRYNNMGGRQVVGCIPYRYKQDIEGKMSNELEVLVVSSQKGQGLMFPKGGWELDESVEEAAYRESLEEAGVMGMIERELGQWNFISKRYGIYYEGHMFPMFVKEQLDIWPEKNLRRRIWMTVAEAREVCQHWWMKEALDILVQRIVSSQQRKEDLYSIG